The Streptomyces sp. NBC_00459 DNA segment ACCGCGGCCGTGATCGACGCCGACGGGACCTACCTCGGCAAGTACCGCAAGCACCACATTCCGCAGGTCAAGGGGTTCTGGGAGAAGTACTACTTCAAACCCGGAAACCTCGGCTGGCCCGTCTTCGAGACGGCCGTGGGGAAGGTCGGCGTCTACATCTGCTACGACCGGCACTTCCCGGAGGGCTGGCGTCAGCTCGGTCTGAACGGCGCGCAGCTCGTCTACAACCCGTCCGCGACCCACCGGGGCCTCTCCTCCCACCTGTGGCAGCTGGAGCAGCCCGCGGCCGCCGTCGCCAACGAGTACTTCGTCGCCGCGATCAACCGGGTCGGGCAGGAGGAGTACGGGGACAACGACTTCTACGGGACCTCGTACTTCGTGAACCCGCGCGGCCAGTTCGTCGGCGAGGTCGCGAGCGACAAGGACGAGGAACTCGTCGTGCGGGATCTTGATTTCGATCTCATCGAGGAAGTCCGGCAGCAGTGGGCCTTCTACCGGGACCGGCGGCCGGACGCGTACGAAGGGCTGGTGCAGCCGTGAGCGATCTGTACGGGCGTCACAAGGCGGTCCTGCCGGACTGGCTCGCCCTCTACTACAAGGACCCCCTCGAGATCACCCACGGCGAGGGCCGGTACGTCTGGGACGCGGACGGGAAGCAGTACCTCGACTTCTTCGGCGGCATCCTCACCACGATGACCGCACACGCGCTGCCCGAGGTCACCAAGGCGGTGAGCGAACAGGCCGGGCGGATCATCCACTCGTCCACTCTGTACCTCAACCGGCCGATGGTCGAACTCGCCGAGCGCATCGCCGAGCTGTCGGGCATCCCGGACGCCCGGGTCTTCTTCACCACCTCCGGGACGGAGGCCAACGACACGGCTCTCCTCCTCGCCACCTCCTACCGGCGCAGCAACCAGATCCTGGCCATGCGCAACAGCTACCACGGCCGCTCCTTCAGCACGGTCGGCATCACCGGCAACAAGGGCTGGTCCCCGACCTCCCTGTCGCCGCTCCAGACCCTGTACGTCCACGGTGGCGTCCGCAGCCGAGGCCCCTACGCCGACCTCGGCGACGACGAGTTCATCGCCGCCTGCGTCGCCGACCTGGAGGACCTGCTCGGTCACGTCCGCCCGCCGGCGGCCCTGATCGCCGAGCCGATCCAGGGCGTCGGTGGTTTCACCTCGCCGCCGGACGGGCTGTACGCGGCTTTCCGTCGGGTGCTCGATGAACGCGGCATCCTCTGGATCGCCGACGAGGTGCAGACCGGCTGGGGGCGCACCGGAGAGCACTTCTGGGGCTGGCAGGCGCACGCGGAGAACGGTCCGCCGGACATCATCACCTTCGCCAAGGGCATCGGCAACGGCATGTCCATCGGCGGGGTCGTGGCCCGCGCCGAGATCATGAACTGCCTCGACTCCAACTCCATCTCGACCTTCGGCGGCACCCAGATCACCATGGCGGCCGGCCTCGCCAACCTCACCTACCTCCTGGAACACGACCTCCAGGGCAACGCGCGGCGCGTCGGCGGACTACTCATCGAACGGCTGCGGGCCGTCGCCGCGCAGCTTCCGGGCGTACGGGAGGTCCGCGGGCGCGGCTTGATGATCGGCGTCGAGCTGGTGAAGCCGGGCACCGACACCGCCGACCCGGACACCGCCGCCGCCGTGCTCGAAGCGGCCCGGGAGGAGGGGCTGCTGCTCGGCAAGGGCGGCGGCCACAACACCAGCGCGCTGCGCATCGCACCGCCGCTGTCCCTCACCGTCGCGGAGGCCGAGGAGGGCGCCGCGATCCTCGAACGCGCTCTGAGGAGCTGCGTCCAGTAACACCACAGTAAGAGAGACGGCCATGCTCATGACCACCACCTTGGAACCCGCCCTGTCGGTCCGCCAGGTCCTCGGCCTGGAACGGGTGCTCGCGGGCGAGCCCGAGGTGGTGGCCGGCGCCGGCCAGCTCGACCGGGCCGTGCGCTGGGTGCATGTCGCCGAGGCGGCCGACGTCGGGGTGATGCTCAGCGGCGGCGAGATGATCCTCACGACCGGGGTGCTGCTCGCCGGGGACGAAGAGGCTCAGGTCGAGTACATCCGCTCGCTGCACCGGGCGGAGGCCGCCGCCGTCGTCCTCGGGCTCGGCCGCGCCTTCCCGGCGCCGCCGGACGTCATGCGGCGCGCGGCCGAGCGGTGCGGGCTGCCGATGGTGGTGCTCCACCGGCCGTTCCCCTTCGCGGAGCTGACGGAGGAGGTCCAGTCCCGGCTGGTGCGGCGGAAGTTCGCCGCCGTGAGCCTGTCCGAGGCCGTACGGACCGCTCTCACGGGGCTCATCACCTCCGGCGCCCCGCTGCAGAGTCTCCTCGACGAGGTCGCCTCGCACAGCGCCTGTCCCGTCGTCGTCACCAACCTCGCCCATCGGGTCCTCGCCACCTCGGGGGAGCGGTCGGCCGTGGACGACGTGCTGCGGGACTGGGAGCGCATCTCCCGGCAGGCCGGCGGGAGCGAGGGCGACGGGTGGATCCGGGCCGAGCTGGGCGGGCGGGGGGAGAGGTGGGGGCGGATCGTCCTCTGCGGGTATCGGGGTGACGCCGCGACCGGGCGTCTGCTCGCCGACCGGGCCGCCGAGGCACTCGTCCTGCACCGCATGCTCGGGGGCTCCGTGCACACCTGGGAGGAGCAGTCCGCGCAGAGCCTGCTGACGGACCTGGTGAGCGGAGTCGTACCGGCCAGGCAGCTGCTTCCGCGCGCACGGGCCGCCGGGCTGCCCGTCAACCGGCGGACCTTCGTGCCGCTCGTCGTTCGGGACGGTGACCCCGCCGAACTCGACCGCGTACTAAGGCTGTTGGGTCTGCCGGGGCTGGTCGCCGAACTCGCCGACGACGCCACCGCCGTCCTGCTGAGCCTGGCCCGGGACCAGGACGCCAAGGCGCTCGCCGCGCACTTCGCGCTCCGGCTGCGCACCGAGACCGGCGGGGGCCGGACCGTCGTGGCCGCCGCCGAGGCACTCGCCAACTGGGACGACGTACCCACCGGACTGCGGGAGGCGCTGCACGTCGCCGCGGCCGTCGCGGACACCCCGGCGGGGCAGGAACTGCCGGTGCTGGTGCACCTGAGGGACGTACGGCTGCGCGGGCTCGTCCGGCTGCTGCGGGACGATCCGCACGTGCAGGCGTTCGCGGAGCGGGAGCTGGACGGGCTGCTGTGCGGGGTCGGGGGCGAGTCCGAGCTGCTGCCCGTGCTGCGGACCTATCTCGCCACCGGGCGCAACAAGTCGCGTACCGCGCAACTGCATCACGTCTCACGGCCCGCGCTCTACCGGCGGCTGGAGGCGATAGAGACGCGGCTCGGGCTCGATCTCGACGACTTCGAGCAGGCCGCATCCGTGCACATCGCCCTTCTCGCGCACGACGCTCAGCAAGGCCGATGACCGCACTCCCCATTGCTCCGTCTTACCGCTCCGAAACATCGAAGGACCTGGGAAAACAGTGGTGAAACATGGGCCGACGCAAGGGTGACACCGTGGAACGCCGAACGCTCGCAGGCGTGACACCGTGCAACTCAAACCCGCTCTTCGGGCTTCCTAGGCTCGCCGTACACCGAGTGACCGGAGGTCCCGATGAGCAGGGTGATTCGCGCCGCCATTTTCCAGACTGCCTGGACGGGCGACAAGGAGTCGATGATCCAGGTCCACGAGCAGGCGGTCCGCGACGCGGCGGCCCAGGGTGCTCAAGTCATGTGCTTCCAGGAGCTGTTCTACGGCCCCTACTTCTGCCAGGTCCAGGACAAGGCGTTCTACGAGTACGCCGAGCAGATCCCGGACGGCCCGATCGTGAAGCGCTTCCAGGCGCTCGCCAGGGAACTGGGCATCGTCCTGGTCCTGCCGATGTACGAGGAGGAGCAGCCCGGCGTCCTCTACAACACGGCCGCCGTGATCGACGCGGACGGCTCGTACCTCGGCAAGTACCGCAAGCACCACATCCCGCAGGTCGCCGGATTCTGGGAGAAGTTCTACTTCCGTCCGGGCAACGCGGGCTGGCCGGTCTTCGACACGGCCGTGGGCAGGATCGGCGTCTACATCTGCTACGACCGGCACTTCCCGGAGGGCTGGCGTGCGCTGGGTCTCGAAGGCGCCGAGATCGTCTTCAACCCGTCGGCCACCTCGCGCGGGCTGTCCGCCTACCTGTGGCAGCTGGAGCAGCCGGCGGCCGCCGTCGCCAACGAGTACTTCGTCGGCGCGATCAACCGGGTCGGCGTCGAGGAACTCGGCGACAACGACTTCTACGGGACCTCGTACTTCGTGGACCCGGAGGCACAGTTCGTCGGCGAGGTGGCGAGCGACAAGGAGACCGAACTCGTCGTCCGCGACCTGGACCTGGAAAAGCTGCGCGAGGTCCGCGACCG contains these protein-coding regions:
- a CDS encoding aspartate aminotransferase family protein; the protein is MSDLYGRHKAVLPDWLALYYKDPLEITHGEGRYVWDADGKQYLDFFGGILTTMTAHALPEVTKAVSEQAGRIIHSSTLYLNRPMVELAERIAELSGIPDARVFFTTSGTEANDTALLLATSYRRSNQILAMRNSYHGRSFSTVGITGNKGWSPTSLSPLQTLYVHGGVRSRGPYADLGDDEFIAACVADLEDLLGHVRPPAALIAEPIQGVGGFTSPPDGLYAAFRRVLDERGILWIADEVQTGWGRTGEHFWGWQAHAENGPPDIITFAKGIGNGMSIGGVVARAEIMNCLDSNSISTFGGTQITMAAGLANLTYLLEHDLQGNARRVGGLLIERLRAVAAQLPGVREVRGRGLMIGVELVKPGTDTADPDTAAAVLEAAREEGLLLGKGGGHNTSALRIAPPLSLTVAEAEEGAAILERALRSCVQ
- a CDS encoding PucR family transcriptional regulator; translation: MTTTLEPALSVRQVLGLERVLAGEPEVVAGAGQLDRAVRWVHVAEAADVGVMLSGGEMILTTGVLLAGDEEAQVEYIRSLHRAEAAAVVLGLGRAFPAPPDVMRRAAERCGLPMVVLHRPFPFAELTEEVQSRLVRRKFAAVSLSEAVRTALTGLITSGAPLQSLLDEVASHSACPVVVTNLAHRVLATSGERSAVDDVLRDWERISRQAGGSEGDGWIRAELGGRGERWGRIVLCGYRGDAATGRLLADRAAEALVLHRMLGGSVHTWEEQSAQSLLTDLVSGVVPARQLLPRARAAGLPVNRRTFVPLVVRDGDPAELDRVLRLLGLPGLVAELADDATAVLLSLARDQDAKALAAHFALRLRTETGGGRTVVAAAEALANWDDVPTGLREALHVAAAVADTPAGQELPVLVHLRDVRLRGLVRLLRDDPHVQAFAERELDGLLCGVGGESELLPVLRTYLATGRNKSRTAQLHHVSRPALYRRLEAIETRLGLDLDDFEQAASVHIALLAHDAQQGR
- a CDS encoding nitrilase-related carbon-nitrogen hydrolase, which encodes MSRVIRAAIFQTAWTGDKESMIQVHEQAVRDAAAQGAQVMCFQELFYGPYFCQVQDKAFYEYAEQIPDGPIVKRFQALARELGIVLVLPMYEEEQPGVLYNTAAVIDADGSYLGKYRKHHIPQVAGFWEKFYFRPGNAGWPVFDTAVGRIGVYICYDRHFPEGWRALGLEGAEIVFNPSATSRGLSAYLWQLEQPAAAVANEYFVGAINRVGVEELGDNDFYGTSYFVDPEAQFVGEVASDKETELVVRDLDLEKLREVRDRWQFFRDRRPDAYGPLTAP
- a CDS encoding nitrilase-related carbon-nitrogen hydrolase, encoding MANVVRAALVQATWTGDTGSMVAKHVEHAREAARQGAKVIGFQEVFNAPYFCQVQEPEHYRWAEPVPDGPTVVRMQELARETGMVIVVPVFEVEQSGFYYNTAAVIDADGTYLGKYRKHHIPQVKGFWEKYYFKPGNLGWPVFETAVGKVGVYICYDRHFPEGWRQLGLNGAQLVYNPSATHRGLSSHLWQLEQPAAAVANEYFVAAINRVGQEEYGDNDFYGTSYFVNPRGQFVGEVASDKDEELVVRDLDFDLIEEVRQQWAFYRDRRPDAYEGLVQP